In Natronococcus sp. AD-5, the genomic window CGCCAGTACCGGGACGACGTACAGGTACGACGGCGTCCAACCGGAGCCGCGCCTGGTGTGAAAGACGACGACGCCGTACAACAGCGGCATGAGCACCGTTCCTGCGAGCAGCGGGCCGCCGACCAGCGTCGTCGCCGTTCCCAGGGCGAGAGCGATGACGATGGTCTCGTCGATCGTCACCGGACGCCGGGCGTCGCCCGCGCGAACGATCCGTGCGACGAGCACCGCCGCGAGCGCGGCGACGACGGCGCCCGCCAGTCCGCCGTACCACTGGATCGGCTCGAGCGGCGGCGCCACGAGTTCGACGCTCGTCACGAAGCCGGCGCTCGTCTCGAGGCCGTACCGTCCGCTCGCGAGCAGCGTCCAAAGTTGCCCGGGATCGGCGCCGACGGCGGTTATCTCGGCCTGAAGAATCTCGAGGGCGCCGACGTTCGCGCTGGCGAAGTGGCCGAGCCCCGCGACGTAGACGACGAGCGAGAGCCAGAGGAGCGGCAGGCCGAAGTTCTGGCGGCGCCACCAGCGGACGACGGCGTTGTCGCTCGTCGAATCGGCGTTCGTCGCGGTTCCGCCGGTCGCGGTTTCGCTCGCGGACGCACTGCTCGTCCCGTTGCCAGTCCTCGAGGACCGGCTTCCTGTAGCCGCCCCGGCGGTCCCGGCGGTCCGTGAGGAGCTACTCGCCGTCGATCGACTCGAGGTAGCACTAGAGGCGGATCGGCTCGAAGTCGTCGCGCCGCTCGCCGATCCGGCGGCTGACCCGGTCGTCGAGTTCGATCCCGTCGAATTCGGGGTCGACGACCTGCTACCGGCCGCCGCCGAGGCACCGGAACCGGCGGTTGCGGTTTCCGCCTCGGTGTCGTCTTCGTCTTCGTCGCTCGAGTCGGTTCGCCAGACGTCGGGCGAGGGCAATCCGCTGGTTCGCTTCGCGACGTAGGTCTCGTGGCCCAGGCGGTCGTACGCCTGGCGCTCGACGGGGTCGCCGAGGATGTCGTAGGCTTTCTTCACCGCCGTGAACTGGGCCCGCGCTCGCGGGTCGTCGTTCAGATCCGGGTGGTAGACGCGAACCTGCTCGCGGTAGGCCTCCTTGATCTCGTCCTGGGGGGCGTCGGAGGAGATTTCGAACAGGTCGTAAAAGTCCTCTGTCATGTGTATCTCGGGGACGGAACCGTTTACACCGTAGTTGTGACCGGAAGGTTATAATTTCAGCGTTCACTAGATTCACGAATGCGTGTATCTAGCGGCGACCCGTTCGTCCGGTCACGACGGTTCAGAAGAAGTCCTGGAGCGAGGATTGTCCGGCCGGGAGACGGTCGGTCGTCGCCGGACGCTCGACCGTCCCGCCGTCGCTGCTCGGTTCACCGCTGCCGTCCGCGCCGCTGTCGTCGTCCGTCTCGCCGTTGCCGACCGTTCGCCCCTGTACGTCCGCGTCAGTGGCGGTTCGTTCCCAGCCGTCGAGGCTGGCCTGATCGGCCGCGGCGAACTCGAGGTTCGCGACTCTAACGCCGACTTTTCGAACCGGTTCGGTCTCGAACTCCGCGAAGAGGTCGCGGGCGATGCGGTCGACGAGCGCCGGATCGTCGACCGGCCCCGGTAACGATCGCGCGCGCGTGTTGACGTCGTACGGCGGCGTCACCGCCTTTACCCCGACGGTCCGGTACAGCGCCCCCTCTCGGCGGGCGCGATCGGCAACCGCGGCCGCGAGCGTCTCGATCTGCTCGTACTTCCGCCCCGGATCTTCGACGGGTTCGGCGAACGCCGACTCCCGCGAGAAGCTCTTGGGATCGCCCTTCGGCTCGACGCGCCGGTCGTCCTCGCCGCGGGCGCGGTCGTAGAGCTCTCGCCCCCGTTCGCCGAACCGCTCGACCAGCGGCTCGGGATCGACCGCCGCGACGTCGCCGGCCGTCTCGAGGCCCATCTCTCGCAACTCGCGGGCCGTGACGGGGCCGACGCCGTGGAGCAGGTCGACCTCGAGGGGGGCGAGGAACTCGCGGAGTTCGCCGGGGCGAACGACGGTCAGCCCGTCGGGCTTGTCGTAGTCGCTCGCGATCTTGGCCGCGCTCATCGTCGGCGCGGCGCCGACGCTGACGACGATGCCGACCTCCCGGCGGATGCGATCCTTGACGTGGCGGGCGAAGCCGTCGGCGACCTCCCAGGCGGTGCGCTCGGTGACGTCGAGGTAGGCCTCGTCGATGCTCACCTCGCGGACGACGTCGGCGCAGTCGTGGAGAATGGTCTGCACCTCTTCGGCCACGGACTCGTAGTAGTCCATGTCCACGGGCCGATAGTGGCCGGTTTCGTCGGGCTTGAGGTCGGGATCGTAATCGCCCGCGTCGGGATCCAGCGCCGCGCGCCGGGGGAGTCGCTCGAGGGCGCTCGAGATCGCCTGTGCGCTCTCGACGCCGAACTCGCGGGCCTCGTAGCTGGCGGTGGCGACCGCGCCGATCGTCTCTCCCGGCTCGTATCCCATGCCGACGACGAGCGGTTCGCCGCGCAGTTCGGGCTCGCGGAGCCGCTCGCAGGCGGCGTAGAAGCAGTCGGCGTCGACGTGCAGGACG contains:
- a CDS encoding J domain-containing protein yields the protein MTEDFYDLFEISSDAPQDEIKEAYREQVRVYHPDLNDDPRARAQFTAVKKAYDILGDPVERQAYDRLGHETYVAKRTSGLPSPDVWRTDSSDEDEDDTEAETATAGSGASAAAGSRSSTPNSTGSNSTTGSAAGSASGATTSSRSASSATSSRSTASSSSRTAGTAGAATGSRSSRTGNGTSSASASETATGGTATNADSTSDNAVVRWWRRQNFGLPLLWLSLVVYVAGLGHFASANVGALEILQAEITAVGADPGQLWTLLASGRYGLETSAGFVTSVELVAPPLEPIQWYGGLAGAVVAALAAVLVARIVRAGDARRPVTIDETIVIALALGTATTLVGGPLLAGTVLMPLLYGVVVFHTRRGSGWTPSYLYVVPVLAPAVGFAAAVAGEASLAVDLVAFALLPVVGALWLPLRATIRKRFGR
- a CDS encoding DNA polymerase Y family protein; its protein translation is MSDGPRLPGVERDEDDEEPIVLHVDADCFYAACERLREPELRGEPLVVGMGYEPGETIGAVATASYEAREFGVESAQAISSALERLPRRAALDPDAGDYDPDLKPDETGHYRPVDMDYYESVAEEVQTILHDCADVVREVSIDEAYLDVTERTAWEVADGFARHVKDRIRREVGIVVSVGAAPTMSAAKIASDYDKPDGLTVVRPGELREFLAPLEVDLLHGVGPVTARELREMGLETAGDVAAVDPEPLVERFGERGRELYDRARGEDDRRVEPKGDPKSFSRESAFAEPVEDPGRKYEQIETLAAAVADRARREGALYRTVGVKAVTPPYDVNTRARSLPGPVDDPALVDRIARDLFAEFETEPVRKVGVRVANLEFAAADQASLDGWERTATDADVQGRTVGNGETDDDSGADGSGEPSSDGGTVERPATTDRLPAGQSSLQDFF